A window of Roseiflexus castenholzii DSM 13941 genomic DNA:
TATGAATGCGTCGCTTGATCACTGTCACACTCCATCAAGGCTAGAGGTTGCGACGAAGGCTGCGCTGGAGCCTGTAGCCATCAACCTGCACAATGTTGCTGATCCCTTCCAGCGACATGGTCAGAACTTCAAGCCGCCTTCGCGCGCCGCATCGGCGAGCGCCTGGATGCGCCCGTGATACTTGAAGCCGCCGCGATCAAACACGACGCACTCAATGCCCACCGCCCTGGCGCGTTCTGCGATGGCGGCGCCGACCACTTTCGCTCGTTCAGTTTTCGTCTTGCCGGCGAGCGATGCCCGCAGTTCAGGTTCAACGGTCGAA
This region includes:
- the rplR gene encoding 50S ribosomal protein L18 → MAQRTPRELRLRRHRRVRKKVSGTPQRPRLCVFRSNMHIYAQVIDDTVGRTLAAASTVEPELRASLAGKTKTERAKVVGAAIAERARAVGIECVVFDRGGFKYHGRIQALADAAREGGLKF